The Sulfurimonas sp. HSL-1716 sequence TCTCATTCGGTACAGTTTTTAAATAATTGTTTGATAACATATCTGTATGTTAAAACAATACAAAGAAGCCATCGAAAAGACAAATATCATCTCTAAAACAGATACGGACGGTATCATCACGTTCGTCAATGACGAGTTTTGCAGGATATCCGGGTACAGCAGAGAAGAGCTGATCGGTAAAAATCACAATATCGTAAGACATCCGGACGTCGACCCTTCAAAGTTCAAGCTTCTTTGGGATACCATAAAAAATAAAAACATATACAAAGATACGGTTAAAAATCTGGCAAAAGACGGCTCCACGTTCTATGTAAATACGACCGTGATCCCCATACTCGACGAAAACGGGGATATAGTGGAGTATATGGCCATCCGCTACGATGTGACAAAAGAGGTCTTTTATAAAAAAGAGCTCCAAAAAAAAGAGATAGAGCTCGAAGAACTCAACAGAAATCTCGAAGAGAGAATCGAAGAGAAAACAAAGCAGCTAAAAGAGCTGAACCAGACGCTGGAGCTACGGGTAAAAGACGAGATAGCAAAGAACGAAGCAAAACAGCAGGTCATGTTCTGGCAGTCGAGGCTGGCGAGTCTGGGGCAGATGCTCGCAAATATAGCGCATCAGTGGAGACAGCCTCTCACCGAGCTGAATCTTACTCTGTTCAGCATTAAAAAAGCTTCTCTCAATGACGACAAAGAGAGCATCGTCAGGTATTACGACGAGAGCAAACGCATTATAAAGAACATGTCCAACACGATCGAAGATTTCACGAACTTTTTTAGACCGGATAAGGAAAAATGTTACTTTGATCTTGCCGAGAGCATAAACGAATCGGTCCATATCCTTGAGCGGATCATAAAACAGGAGATGATAAACATCAAACTGAACATAGACAACATCGAAGTCATGGGGATTCCAAACGAGCTTTCGCAGGTCATCATAAATCTTATAAAAAACGCAAAGGATGCTTTCATCAGCAACTCGATCCTTATAAGAGAGATGAGCATAAGTGCAAAAAAAGAGGGAAAATTTGCGGTTATAGAGGTACAAGACAATGCCGGCGGCATCAAAGAAAAAGACCCGTACAAGATATTTGAACCCTACTTTACCACAAAGCATACGAGCCAGGGAACGGGGCTGGGGCTATTTATGTC is a genomic window containing:
- a CDS encoding PAS domain S-box protein, translated to MLKQYKEAIEKTNIISKTDTDGIITFVNDEFCRISGYSREELIGKNHNIVRHPDVDPSKFKLLWDTIKNKNIYKDTVKNLAKDGSTFYVNTTVIPILDENGDIVEYMAIRYDVTKEVFYKKELQKKEIELEELNRNLEERIEEKTKQLKELNQTLELRVKDEIAKNEAKQQVMFWQSRLASLGQMLANIAHQWRQPLTELNLTLFSIKKASLNDDKESIVRYYDESKRIIKNMSNTIEDFTNFFRPDKEKCYFDLAESINESVHILERIIKQEMINIKLNIDNIEVMGIPNELSQVIINLIKNAKDAFISNSILIREMSISAKKEGKFAVIEVQDNAGGIKEKDPYKIFEPYFTTKHTSQGTGLGLFMSKMICEQGFNGFLDVKTNKNTTTFIIKIPMEQ